In Fibrobacter sp. UWB13, the genomic window GGACGCGGCGCACGCGTTCACCGGATGCAGGAAGGTCCTGCAAGGCGGTTTCTTGAAGGTACTGCGCGGCAGGAGATTGCTTCGCTCTGTTATACTCCGCTCGCAATGACGAATTTGACGCAGATGAAATAGGCGATGCCGGAACGGAGTCCGGCATGACACTCGCACCTTCCAGATATTCCACGATTTCGGCAGGATCGAGGAGGCGGCCTTTGCCGACTTCACCACAAGCAAGCTCGCCCGCCGGGCTATCCATCACGAACGTATTTTCAAAACTGCGGAGCGTTTCAAGGTTGCGCTTGACTGCCGGAGAATTGAACATCGCAACATTCATCGCAGGGGCGATAAAACGCGGACCCGTGCAGCTCATAAAGCAAAGGCTCACAGGGTCATCGGCAATACCATAGACAAACTTTCCAATGACATTTGCGGTCGCTGGAACGACGAGGTACATATCCGCCCAACGAGGGAAATCGATGTGTTGGAAAGGGCGCGCTTCGACGGCGCCGTTCTTCAAGTAAACCGGGCATTTGGAGAGGCTTGCAAACGTAAGCGGGGCAACGAACTGTGTGGCGGCTTCAGTCATGCAGACACGCACTTCGGCGCCTTTCTTTTGCAACAGGCGCAAAAGTTCACAAGACTTGTAGGCGGCAATTCCGCCCGAGACTCCAAGAAGGATTTTCTTTCCAGCAAGATTCATGAAATGCAAGATAGAAAAATAAAGAGAAATAGCTTAGTTAATAGTCATTGGTCAATAGTCATTAGAGATTTCTTATTAAAATCATTACTGAAAGTAAAGAACTTCACAATAGTATCGCTAATCCGCTTTAATATCCATGATGCTAAAAATATGACGGCAAAAGTCAGGCACAGCAGCACCATAACATTCCATTCCGTAAAGTTCCAGTGCATTCTTTCGAAAATCTTGATAAAAGCCATTTGTGCCCATACAATGCCCACATGTTGCACTAAAAACACGCAATAAGAAAGTTTCGCGAGTTTTTGAACAGGAAGACGAAGCGTCCTAAAACGCAACAGGAACGGGGCTATATATAATACCACCACAAACAGAGCAAGGGCGGCGATAGTCCCCAAGCAATCTGTATTGATTCGACCGGGGATATCGACAAACGTGAGCACAACAAACACTACAGCCGAAACCAAAACGAGTCGCAAATCTTTTAAACGATCCAAGTTTTCGACCAGCATAAAACCGACGCAAAATTTCAAAGATAAAGTCACAGGTAAGGCACCAAACACATCATCATATTCTGCAGGAATCAAGTATTGACAAGAATAAAGCACCGCAAGAGTAGACAACGTCAAATAAGGCCTATGACGATAGCACTTGGCAAGCAACGGGAACAATAAGTACAAAAGTACAATGGCCCCAACAAACCAATCACCGCAAAAAACATAAGTATCAACGCCATACTGCCGAACGTAGCCATCAAAGCCCACTATCGTAAACAA contains:
- a CDS encoding phosphopantothenate--cysteine ligase family flavoprotein, producing the protein MNLAGKKILLGVSGGIAAYKSCELLRLLQKKGAEVRVCMTEAATQFVAPLTFASLSKCPVYLKNGAVEARPFQHIDFPRWADMYLVVPATANVIGKFVYGIADDPVSLCFMSCTGPRFIAPAMNVAMFNSPAVKRNLETLRSFENTFVMDSPAGELACGEVGKGRLLDPAEIVEYLEGASVMPDSVPASPISSASNSSLRAEYNRAKQSPAAQYLQETALQDLPASGERVRRVLITAGRTEEAIDPVRYISNRSSGKTAVAIAATFLANGFDVSVVAGPMEAEFPGAVHVTRIKSACDMHKAVLEQMKNADVLVHCAAVADYRPKVTATEKIKDSRSQLVLELEPNPNILRDSVAQKRADQIIVGFALETDHFKEHAAEKLKKSGADALLLNAPVAANSGFGFDEVRYTLIRANSRNAQNAAEVEIPEMKMGSKIDLAQEIVDFSLDQLKNA
- a CDS encoding acyltransferase, translating into MQKRIQELDVLRVLAMLFVVTYHFALQYVAEGIPCFNLFCTTVNYDFGNIAVTLFIALSGGLLYKKYGTIGFSEKGAFKEFYIKRFKTIYPPFWILSLYIPLTMIRHFMADGNVFFMGHPLKLLFTIVGFDGYVRQYGVDTYVFCGDWFVGAIVLLYLLFPLLAKCYRHRPYLTLSTLAVLYSCQYLIPAEYDDVFGALPVTLSLKFCVGFMLVENLDRLKDLRLVLVSAVVFVVLTFVDIPGRINTDCLGTIAALALFVVVLYIAPFLLRFRTLRLPVQKLAKLSYCVFLVQHVGIVWAQMAFIKIFERMHWNFTEWNVMVLLCLTFAVIFLASWILKRISDTIVKFFTFSNDFNKKSLMTIDQ